In Erigeron canadensis isolate Cc75 chromosome 1, C_canadensis_v1, whole genome shotgun sequence, a single window of DNA contains:
- the LOC122610896 gene encoding cytochrome P450 CYP72A219-like, translating to METTTVYGVLGVATILVFYIWRILNRLWFKPKKIERFLRDQGLKGSPYKFMYGDLKELGQMMVEAKSKPMNLTHDIAPRVSPFFHKYLAMYGNDCFTWMGIKPLVHISDPKMIREVLANNSKFQKQRGGNPLLRLLAKGLASVETDQWVKHRKIINPAFHMEKLKHMVPAFYVSCSEMIEKWGELVTPGSSCEVDVFPYLQAFSADVISRTAFGSSFEEGRRIFELQRELAKLISKAANSLYIPGSRFLPTKNNTRIKQIDKEVKDLIKSIINKRVVAMKAGEASNDDLLGILLDSNYKEIKEQGNSIFGLSIDEVIEECKLFYFAGQETTGNMLVWTLILLSQNPHWQTKAREEVLRVFGDKTPDIDGLSHLKLINIIFNEALRLYPPGVILRRMVHEETKLGDLTLPAGTLIQVNTLILHHAKDTWGEDVNEFKPERFCDGVSKATKGQAFYLPFGGGPRICIGQNFAMLEAKMALSMILKRFSFELSPSYSHAPSAIITLQPQFGAHLILHKL from the exons atggaaacaaCTACTGTTTATGGTGTTCTAGGAGTAGCAACAATCTTGGTGTTCTACATATGGAGAATTTTGAACCGGTTATGGTTCAAACCGAAAAAGATAGAGAGGTTTCTAAGAGACCAAGGACTGAAAGGCAGCCCTTATAAGTTCATGTATGGAGACTTAAAAGAACTGGGTCAGATGATGGTCGAGGCCAAGTCCAAACCCATGAATCTAACTCACGATATCGCTCCTCGCGTCTCGCCGTTTTTCCATAAATACCTCGCCATGTATG GTAATGATTGTTTTACATGGATGGGAATAAAACCTCTGGTACACATCTCTGATCCGAAAATGATACGGGAGGTCTTGGCTAATAATAGTAAATTTCAAAAGCAGAGAGGAGGTAATCCATTGCTAAGGTTACTAGCAAAAGGATTAGCTAGCGTCGAGACGGATCAATGGGTTAAACATAGAAAAATTATCAATCCTGCATTTCATATGGAGAAGCTCAAG CATATGGTACCTGCATTTTATGTGAGTTGTAGTGAAATGATCGAAAAATGGGGAGAATTGGTGACTCCAGGAAGCTCTTGTGAAGTGGATGTGTTTCCTTATCTTCAGGCTTTTTCCGCTGATGTAATTTCACGTACAGCATTTGGCAGTAGTTTTGAGGAAGGAAGAAGGATATTTGAACTTCAAAGAGAACTAGCTAAACTAATAAGCAAGGCTGCTAATTCACTTTACATTCCAGGATCAAG ATTTTTGCCAACCAAAAACAATACGAGGATAAAACAGATCGACAAGGAAGTGAAAGATTTGATAAAGAGCATTATCAATAAACGGGTTGTTGCGATGAAGGCTGGGGAAGCTAGTAATGATGACCTTCTTGGCATACTTTTGGATTCCAATTACAAAGAAATCAAAGAGCAAGGGAATAGCATTTTTGGATTAAGCATAGACGAAGTCATTGAAGAATGCAAACTCTTCTACTTTGCAGGGCAAGAGACCACAGGAAATATGCTTGTTTGGACTTTGATTTTGCTAAGTCAAAACCCCCATTGGCAAACAAAAGCTAGAGAAGAGGTTTTACGCGTGTTTGGCGATAAAACCCCAGATATTGATGGCCTGAGTCATCTAAAACTT ATCAACATAATCTTCAATGAGGCTCTTAGATTATATCCTCCGGGGGTAATATTAAGGCGGATGGTACATGAAGAAACCAAATTAGGTGACTTAACATTACCGGCAGGAACGCTTATCCAAGTTAATACATTAATTTTACACCACGCCAAAGATACCTGGGGTGAAGATGTGAATGAGTTTAAGCCCGAAAGGTTTTGTGACGGTGTTTCAAAGGCGACCAAGGGACAAGCTTTTTATCTCCCATTTGGTGGTGGGCCACGTATATGCATCGGCCAAAATTTTGCGATGTTGGAAGCAAAAATGGCTCTTTCAATGATTCTGAAACGTTTTTCCTTTGAGTTGTCTCCATCATACTCACATGCCCCATCTGCTATAATTACGCTACAACCTCAGTTTGGCGCACACTTGATTCTACATAAGCTTTAG
- the LOC122586124 gene encoding G-type lectin S-receptor-like serine/threonine-protein kinase At5g35370: MKKQLISSFLLAFFLLISHHLTKAQPFDYPTASLSTTWNNNVTAPHSVSFTDGSTVRAILLRGTFGPRFACGFYCNGPCTSYLFGVFIVQTNSGGGIVQPAIGFPQVVWSANRNHPVKLGAKLELNAAGDLVLSDADGSHVWSTKTAGKSVAGMQITDSGNLVLFNSRNTSVWQSFDHQTDSMVPGQKLVQGQKLVSSVSSTNWGKGLYSLEVTNKGLVAYLESNPRRVYYSYIINGVDRSKERSYVKFLNGSLSLFIHSSEPSRPDAEIPVPLASSAQYMKLMPDGHLKVLEWQSGWNVVADLFGVRS, encoded by the coding sequence ATGAAAAAACAACTCATTTCTAGTTTTCTCCTTGCCTTTTTTCTTCTCATATCTCACCACTTAACCAAAGCCCAACCCTTTGATTACCCAACTGCAAGTCTTTCCACCACATGGAACAACAATGTGACCGCACCCCACTCAGTTAGCTTCACTGATGGCTCAACGGTCCGAGCCATCCTCCTAAGAGGAACATTCGGGCCAAGGTTTGCTTGTGGCTTCTACTGCAATGGACCATGCACATCTTACCTCTTTGGAGTCTTCATTGTTCAAACAAATAGCGGAGGTGGTATTGTTCAACCCGCTATCGGGTTCCCTCAAGTTGTTTGGTCAGCTAACCGAAACCATCCTGTTAAACTTGGGGCCAAACTTGAACTTAATGCAGCTGGAGATTTAGTACTTAGTGATGCTGATGGTAGCCATGTTTGGTCTACAAAAACTGCAGGGAAATCTGTTGCTGGCATGCAGATTACTGATTCTGGAAACTTGGTTTTGTTTAATTCACGTAACACGAGTGTTTGGCAATCTTTCGATCACCAGACTGATAGCATGGTACCCGGGCAAAAACTAGTTCAAGGACAAAAGTTGGTTTCTAGTGTTTCATCCACGAATTGGGGTAAAGGTTTGTATTCTCTTGAAGTCACAAATAAGGGTTTGGTTGCGTATCTTGAATCGAACCCACGTCGAGTTTATTATAGTTACATAATCAATGGAGTGGATAGAAGTAAAGAAAGAAGTTACGTTAAGTTCTTAAACGGAAGTTTGTCTTTGTTCATTCATTCTTCAGAGCCAAGCCGTCCTGATGCTGAGATTCCTGTGCCTTTAGCATCATCTGCTCAGTACATGAAACTAATGCCTGATGGGCATTTGAAAGTGTTGGAATGGCAGTCGGGGTGGAACGTCGTGGCAGATTTGTTTGGTGTCCGTAGCTAA
- the LOC122610436 gene encoding probable sugar phosphate/phosphate translocator At1g06470 yields MVESDSNTGKVVHNERFDFQRDPSFSGWGEKDGLNAKGVHEGEIVNTSEVDDGFRLPVLREVGLQSEYLEVDVKMNGSRSVDMVSSPSPRRGNGNRNENFASLDIEDAHDSELYKHKSGPSSPKNPIAASDILKTLFLILTWYIFSTLLTLYNKTLLGDHLGKFPAPLLMNTVHFAMQAVLSKGITYFWSHKFEPIVPMSRKDYFMRVVPTALATALDINLSNASLVFISVTFATMCKSASPIFLLIFAFAFRLETPSAKLLGIILIISIGILLTVAKETAFEFWGFIFVMLAAVMSGFRWSMTQILLQKEVYGLKNPLMLMSYVTPIMALGTALFSLILDPWDEFRKSIYFDSSWHIARSGLLMLFGGTLAFFMVLTEYILVSITSAVTVTIAGVVKEAVTILVAVFYFHDDFTWLKGAGLVTIMFGVSLFNWYKYQKFQIRIASGSDTEVSDKNIPAKYVILEDMEEEEESSF; encoded by the exons ATGGTAGAAAGTGATTCAAACACCGGTAAAGTTGTTCATAATGAAAGATTTGATTTCCAAAGGGATCCTTCGTTTTCGGGATGGGGTGAAAAAGATGGGCTTAATGCAAAGGGTGTACATGAGGGCGAGATTGTGAATACGTCTGAAGTGGATGATGGTTTTAGACTGCCGGTGCTTCGAGAAGTCGGGTTACAGAGTGAATATTTGGAGGTTGATGTAAAGATGAATGGAAGTAGAAGCGTGGACATGGTTTCTTCGCCTAGTCCAAGAAGAGGAAATGGAAATAGAAATGAGAATTTTGCATcattggatattgaagatgctCATGACAGTGAGTTATACAAACATAAAAGTGGTCCGTCAAGCCCCAAGAATCCAATTGCTGCGTCTGATATACTCAAGACGTTGTTTTTGATACTTACGTGGTACATTTTTAGTACATTATTGACTCT GTATAATAAGACTTTACTGGGAGATCATCTGGGAAAATTCCCTGCTCCCTTGTTGATGAATACTGTTCATTTTGCAATGCAAGCTGTCTTATCAAAGGGCATCACATACTTTTGGTCTCATAAGTTTGAACCAATTGTACCTATGTCACGGAAGGACTACTTTATGAGAG TTGTACCGACAGCTCTTGCAACTGCACTGGATATCAACTTGAGCAACGCATCCCTTGTTTTTATCTCTGTAACATTTGCTACTATG TGCAAATCTGCATCTCCTATATTTCTCTTGATTTTTGCTTTTGCATTCAG GTTGGAGACTCCAAGTGCCAAACTTCTAGGCATTATTTTGATAATTTCTATTGGGATTCTGTTAACAG TTGCAAAAGAAACTGCATTTGAATTTTGGGGGTTCATATTTGTCATGCTTGCCGCTGTTATGTCTGGTTTCCGTTGGAGTATGACTCAGATCCTTCTTCAG AAAGAAGTCTATG GTCTGAAAAACCCCCTGATGCTGATGAGCTATGTAACTCCAATAATGGCCTTGGGAACGGCTTTATTCTCTCTCATCTTGGATCCATGGGATGAGTTCAGAAAGAGCATTTATTTTGATAGCTCATGGCATATTGCCCGAAGTGGCCTCTTGATGCTTTTTGGGGGAACTCTTGCTTTTTTTATG GTGCTAACTGAGTACATCCTTGTTTCAATAACGAGTGCAGTAACTGTGACTATTGCCGGAGTTGTGAAGGAAGCTGTCACCATACTG GTGGCAGTATTTTACTTTCATGATGACTTTACATGGCTGAAAGGAGCCGGCCTTGTCACCATTATGTTTGGCGTGAGTCTATTCAACTGGTACAA GTACCAAAAATTCCAGATCAGAATTGCAAGTGGAAGTGACACAGAAGTATCTGACAAGAATATTCCTGCGAAATATGTTATACTTGAGGatatggaagaagaagaagaaagcagTTTTTGA